Proteins from one Pelodiscus sinensis isolate JC-2024 chromosome 21, ASM4963464v1, whole genome shotgun sequence genomic window:
- the LOC102461847 gene encoding F-box only protein 39: MEDDKEPEQSCWAYLPDICLSNMFWWLDDRDRSQAALVCKRWNQAMYSGSLWRTRTITFSGRPSRSNTSEFESALWYVKRFGKYLEQLEIKFLNPYNAVLTRKFQVTMRGLLSRLGKCNSRLVSLIIQHLELDRLVWKNGIRSQFIKNLSTFLKRTGKHLDYLNLKGARVTLEEGCELLNSLSYLKNKSFASEINIEDFFSHHLSIYSSPLFLQTISTFRNLVILTLNYNCISDELLDILCEHNAHSLWTMNIKCHIHDPHGQVIWGMSWANLAKRAPNLKVNFFFERVMKHNSLARILLAEIPLRSISLRSCYFSDPDWSMRPTLTNLLPAYKSILQKLTLEFNNDHELLDEELLQLVLSCEKLFFLKVWAFLSVAFVERLLQNRAEGKCVLCTMKVRIYTTRHETSEEDRLLRDIYKKFRNLIDSELNYFVIAYPMV, translated from the exons ATGGAGGATGACAAAGAACCTGAGCAGAGTTGCTGGGCCTACTTGCCCGACATCTGCCTGAGCAACATGTTCTGGTGGCTAGACGACAGGGACAGATCTCAAGCGGCTTTAGTCTGCAAGAGATGGAATCAAGCCATGTACTCAGGCTCTCTCTGGAGAACCAGAACCATCACCTTCAGTGGGCGGCCGTCCAGGTCAAACACATCCGAGTTTGAATCTGCACTGTGGTACGTCAAGAGATTCGGCAAGTACTTGGAACAGCTAGAGATCAAGTTCCTGAATCCTTACAATGCTGTCTTGACCCGAAAATTTCAAGTGACTATGAGGGGGCTTCTCTCACGCTTGGGAAAATGTAACAGCCGTCTGGTGTCCCTGATTATTCAGCACTTGGAATTAGACCGATTGGTCTGGAAAAATGGGATCCGGAGTCAGTTTATCAAGAACTTAAGTACTTTCCTGAAAAGAACGGGCAAGCACCTTGATTATCTCAACCTGAAAGGAGCCAGAGTGACGCTGGAAGAAGGCTGTGAGCTTTTGAACTCTTTGAGCTACTTGAAAAACAAAAGTTTTGCCTCTGAAATCAACATAGAAGACTTCTTCAGCCACCATCTTTCTATCTACAGCAGCCCCTTGTTCCTCCAGACTATATCCACATTCCGCAACCTGGTCATCCTGACTCTTAATTACAACTGCATCTCCGATGAATTGCTGGACATCCTGTGTGAGCACAACGCCCATTCTCTCTGGACAATGAACATCAAGTGCCACATCCATGACCCCCACGGGCAGGTGATTTGGGGGATGTCCTGGGCCAACCTAGCCAAGAGGGCACCCAACCTGAAAGTGAACTTCTTCTTTGAAAGAGTCATGAAGCACAACAGTCTAGCCAGAATACTCTTAGCAGAGATCCCGCTCAGGAGCATCAGTCTACGGAGCTGCTATTTCAGTGACCCAGATTGGTCAATGAGGCCGACTCTCACCAATCTCTTACCAGCCTACAAGTCCATTCTGCAG AAACTAACACTAGAGTTCAACAATGACCATGAACTGTTGGatgaggagctgctgcagctcgtGTTATCGTGTGAGAAGCTATTCTTCCTCAAAGTCTGGGCCTTCCTCAGTGTGGCGTTTgtggagaggctgctgcaaaATCGGGCAGAAGGGAAATGCGTCTTGTGTACCATGAag GTGAGGATTTACACCACCAGGCACGAGACCAGTGAAGAGGACCGACTGCTGCGGGACATTTACAAGAAGTTCAGAAACCTGATCGACTCAGAGCTTAATTATTTTGTCATCGCTTACCCGATGGTGTGA